A region of Asterias amurensis chromosome 20, ASM3211899v1 DNA encodes the following proteins:
- the LOC139952580 gene encoding snaclec crotocetin-like → MVCKMLASKLLGVVGVLIMADHAAVNGRCWKPCPPTWCQWRDKCYKMHDADVTWKAGKQICVELGGTMVVPQSKEDLQHILNMFRCGHVWIGCNDIQTEGTWVCLDEEGTIGVQDKRWADRQPDSSGGNQDCAVGRADYAGWDDEDCGYTHKLICQRPVRAL, encoded by the exons ATGGTCTGCAAAATGTTggcgagcaaactgctgggtgtcGTTGGTGTACTTATAATGGCAGACCACGCTGCTGTTAACGGGCGGTGTTGGAAGCCATGCCCTCCTACTTGGTGCCAGTGGCGAGACAAATGCTACAAGATGCATGACGCCGACGTTACATGGAAAGCGGGCAAGCAGATTTGTGTTGAGTTGGGTGGGACGATGGTTGTCCCTCAATCCAAAGAAGATTTACAACACATCCTCAACATGTTCAGATGCGGCCACGTCTGGATTGGTTGCAACGACATTCAAACTGAAG GTACCTGGGTGTGTTTGGATGAGGAAGGTACTATTGGCGTGCAGGACAAGAGATGGGCTGATAGACAGCCAGATAGTTCTGGAGGCAACCAAGACTGCGCTGTAGGCAGGGCTGACTATGCAGGCTGGGATGATGAGGATTGTGGATACACACACAAGTTAATCTGTCAGCGTCCAGTACGAGCACTGTAG